A single region of the Sorghum bicolor cultivar BTx623 chromosome 9, Sorghum_bicolor_NCBIv3, whole genome shotgun sequence genome encodes:
- the LOC110430575 gene encoding uncharacterized protein LOC110430575, with translation MCCCLRLPVLAYSSVPDPYTDVFISLSSPIASHNYIRPPITRSSCTMDRFKYSNLTIIEEDHYIRSRMNQLQQIIIARLPHHGSWNITPQTIRTAIQSQFGASIAIDDISQFHGGMLQPTPRRRGNLKTSLHRY, from the exons ATGTGTTGTTGCCTGCGGCTTCCTGTGTTGGCCTATTCTTCTGTCCCAG ATCCATACACCGACGTATTTATCAGCCTCAGTTCACCAATCGCCTCTCACAACTACATCAGACCTCCAATTACAAG ATCCAGCTGCACCATGGATAGGTTCAAATACTCCAATCTTACCATCATCGAAGAAGACCATTACATCAGATCAAGAATGAACCAGCTACAACAGATTATAATTGCAAGATTACCACACCACGGATCATGGAACATTACTCCTCAAACTATCCGGACAGCTATTCAGTCTCAATTTGGAGCATCCATTGCCATCGATGATATATCGCA GTTTCATGGAGGAATGCTACAGCCCACGCCCAGACGACGAGGCAACCTCAAAACATCACTACACAG ATATTGA